Part of the Oceanispirochaeta sp. M1 genome is shown below.
AGGGTTCGGAAGCCAGTATATAGATCGTCTGAATCTCTTTGTCTTGAAACTCTGCCATCATAGATTCTCAATTTATCAGCTCTATCATCCCAACTACCACCATAAGCGTATACTTGTGATGAGAGATTATCATGGAAAACCCACTCTGCAACATTTCCACCCATATCATATAATCCCAATGTATTCTTACTGTCAGCACCCAACGACCCGACATCTGCGGTTGATTCTACTCCTGTCGAAATCCATGAACTGCCATTCCAATAATTACCATATACGCAAAAAGTATCATTGGAAGATTTTGCCGGTTCACTCCCCCCTAATGAAACATCGTCATAGGCTATTGTTGATCCACTGGGATTGTCATTATCATTGAAAAGGGGAAATCCAGGTAAGATAGTCTCAGGGTTAAAAGACCATTGATCATATGAACCATTATCAAATTGCTGTTTCTGGATTGAGGCTTGCAGAGAGTCTGTCCACCTGGCACTGATGAGCCACTCCTCTTTGAAGGGCAGGCGGAAACCATCGGCATCCGTATTGGGAAGCAGCGTATCACAAGCCATCCCATCATCACCTATAGAAGACTTTATTATTATATTATTTCTCTTATATACGGGTTCAAGATTCGAACCTGTATTGGCGTTATACCATTCAGTCAGGGCATTACACCAAACAATAGCCCCACGCCATGAGATATTGGTCACAGGATTATTTTTGTTGACTGAAGGAACCGTCCCAGATGTATTTGAACCAACTCGACCTCCTTCACAACCAAGATCCAGATCATAGCCATTGGCAACAGCCCATGTTCTAACAGTCCACCAGAGTTCGTAAGTGACCTCAGTCTCAGAGATCCAGAAAGGGTGTTTCCATTCTTCGATGTCGTTCCAAAAATAATCTAGACTATCAATACCCTCTGGTACATGAGTCATATTGAAACTGACATTATCTGCTGAATAATGTTGTATACCGGGATCATTAAACTCCCATTGAGCAAACAATCTCGCGTTACTATCCAGAATTATTTCATCACCAGGTCTTATCAGCTCTCCATTAATATAACCAAAGGGTGATTTGCTCCAGCCTGCAAATTGAAAACCGGCTTTACTGAGCTCTCCCGTATTATCAGGAGTGGTGTAATTTTCTGCTATCTGAACATAATCAATAGCAATAGGGATAGACCCTGATGTGTTTCCATTACCGTAATACTCAATAGAATATCCCTCTCTCCAGACAGGTTCAAAACTTAAACAGTTGCTATTATATAAAATCTCCTCAGTGAGCAAAATCTGGTCACCAAAATTATGAATGCCTGCTGTACTCAACCAGGCTGTCAGTACAGATCCAGGCTGCCTCAGTTTATAGGGATTACCCAAAACAGTAATTGTATCTCCAATTTGGTATTGTTGCCCGTCAATGGGTGGAGATCCTGACACAGAATTAGTACTGTAATAAGACACAGAATTGTATTGACCGGTTCCTGATTCATCACCCGAATCCATTTCACAGGAGAAAGTTAAGAAAATTAGAAATACCAGAAGAGCAAGCATTACTTTCTTCACCATTAGAAATCCACCTCATTATTATTAAATAAGATCAGCATATCCAGCTACCAGCATATATCGTGAAACTTGTATTCAATGATTTCAACATTTCAAAATCCATGATAAAATTTATTTACACGATCTACCGATATCATAGAAACTATGCCATGACTTATGATTATTTTCAAAATAACTTTAGTTAGTGTATGATCAATTCATATATTATTTATTGTTTGAGTTAAGGAATAATGTTTACTATAAAGAACTTATTCATATAATAATTTCTTAAGTATTAACTTTAGTATTATTCCTTGAGTGAGTAACAATCTAATTTAATAATAGGAATAAATAATGAACAAAGGATTGGAGATAACTCAAAAAAGGATTTCACTATTTATCTCTATTGTAGGTTTCCTGGTAGTGATTTTGAACATGACCACATTTACAATAATAAGAAAAATGAGTATCCAGGTGGCCCTTCTCTGAACTTTCAGTTTATGTAGTATTATTCTTTTCTTTAGCACTGTTTATCACTAGAAATTTTAAAACCCGGATTATCCAACTGATACAGATTTTTATACTATTTGCTAATGCAGCAATAGCAATAATTGATGGTTATGAAACGTTTAACGGAATTGGATTTGTAATCCTGTCTGTCGCTCTATGCTATAAATATGGCTACTTTAATAGACATGCCAGGTTGAAGCTCTTCCTCATTGGAATATTTGTAGTCTTATTCATTGAATTATCAGTATTTCTTAAACAAGACGTAAAACTTGGAATTGGCTTAAACTACATAATATATTTAATCTTTTTCTTATCATTCATTCATATTTCTTATACCGACGAAATAAGAAAAATACTGAAAATAGAAACAAAAGTTAATGAAAAAATAGAATCAATAGAAGAAGAACTACGCACGCTTACTTATGAATTGGAAGGATATCAGGCCATTGTCAAAGAGAAGGAAACAAGGATCAACAACCTTAATCATGATATCGAAAAGCTTAATGAGCCATGGACACCTATTGATCTTGGCAAGTATAAAATCTCTGAGCAGGAAGAACGAACCATTAGAGAACTTTGTCAAAATACTGAGCTGACTAATAAGGAAATTGCTGCAGCTTTGGGAGTAAAAGAAGGAACTATAAAACAAAATCTGAACAGAATTTATAAAAAACTTGGTGTTGCCAATAGACAGAAAACTATTGAATTATGTCAACAAAACTATTTAACACATCCACTCAAAAATTAGGATATTATGACTAAAATAAGTAATGAAGTTCATGCAATACAAATAAAAATATCTACATTTATAGCAATAGTCGGCTTCCTGGTCGCCTTATCTAACTTTATATTCATGGTCTATAGCGGTTTCTCAATAAGAGAAAGTTTATTAGGTAAGGAAGTATTTTTATTAGTTATATTTTCACTGTTTTTCTTAATACTAAGAAGGAAAACAAGCATATTGGTTTTATATCTTCAAGTACTGATAATCTATCTAAATGGAATTATAGCAATCCTAGATAACCATGAGGCATATAATGGATATGGCCTTATCATTATTGCCGTTTTGATGATGTATAAATATGGAATGCTGAAAAATCATGTTAGAACTAAAATTATATCAATTACTGTATCTATGATTTTTTTTATTGAATACTCATTTTACTTAAAGAGCAATTATTCCTTCGGACTTAGTTTTAACTATATTTTGTACTTTATATTCTTCTTTACAATTATCTATATACTTTATAATTCAGAAATCAATCGAATCCTTAAGATAGAAAAGAGTTTCAAGTCTGCAATTAATTCAAAAGAAAAGGAATTAGAATTACTGATAAACGACATAGTTGAATATAAAGAAATGATTAAGGAAAAGGAGCACAATATTTCTAAACTATACTCAGAAATTGAAATATTAACAGAACCATGGCAGCCAATTGATTTACAAAAATATAAAATATCAGAGCGGGAAGAATCTATCATAAAAGTCCTCTGTGAAAATACTGATTTATCCAATAAGGAAATTGCCGGACATCTAGAAATTAAGGAAGGAACCGTGAAACAAAATCTCAATAAAGTTTATAGAAAATTTGGAATATCAAGCAGACAAAAGTTAATTGAACTCTGTCAAAGTAATTATAAAAATCCTATTTATAAAATTACTCAAGATGTAGATTAAATTCTATAATATTATTATTCATCCTCCCTATTACGATATAAATGGAGAATTCACTTGAAAATCACAAGCATAATCTTTGACGTTGACGGAACCCTTCAGGATTTCAAAAAGGCTGAGATCCAGGCTCTTAAAGAGCTGCAGAGCTTTATGAAAGATAGTGCATCCTTTGATGATTTCATCTCCTCCTACCACAAGGTAAATGACAAAATATGGATTGAACTTGAAGAAGGACTTATTAAGGGGGATGTTCTAAAGCTGGAACGTTTCCGCCGTTTTGCAGAACTTAAACAATATGATGGTGACCCCGAGGAGCTCTCCGAGCATTATCTGACGGCCCTTGGAAAGGGTGCCTTTCCCCTTGAGGGAGCCACTGAACTTCTGGAACAGCTCAAGGGACAGTATCCCATGGCAGTAATCACCAATGGTCTGACAAAGGTCCAGGAGGCCCGCTTTGGGGCTCTGAATTATGAAAGTATATTCGATGCTCTGCTTATTTCAGAAAAAGAGGGTGTCAGCAAACCTGATGTAGAAATATTCAGGAGAGCCTGCAGGAAGATGGGAGTACCCATGGACAGATCAGTGCTGATGGTGGGTGACAGTCTGAGCTCAGATATCGGGGGGGGAATAGCTGCGGGATTACAGACCTGCTGGTATAACCCCGGTGGCTGGGAAAACCAGTCACCCCATAAGGCTGATTTCGAGATAAGAGAATTATCTGAATTGATTGAAATTCTGAAACCCTAGGTACAGCTGACCGAGAGACTGTCCAGATAGGAAATAGTCACAGAGACTGCCCCTGAGGGTTCAAACTTCTCTATCATGGCGATCTGAAAAGCAAAGGCTTCAATCAGGCTGAAGAGCTGATAGGCCGTCTCTTTGGCCGGGACCTTTCTGAACTCACCGGTTTTTATCCCTTTTCTGATAATGATTGAAAAAAGATAGATCAGGCCGACAGTCCTTTTCTCAATATCCCTGGAGTAGTCCTTACCCTGACGTTTCATCTGAAAAAGGAAGTCTGCCAGAGAGGAAAAGAAATCTCGTTTCCTGTAACTCTTCTCAATAATATCCCGGCAGATGAACTTCAGTTTTTCAAGCTCACTCTGGCCATTATCTACAATCAATCCCTTGTAATCGTGAAACATTCCTTCGGTCATCTGCTTAACAGCATAGTAGAAGATCTCTTCCTTATCTTTAAAGTAGAGGTATAGGGTGGGCCTGGAGATTCCGCAGCGGTCGGCAATATATGAGAGATTCGTATCCTGATATCCTTTCTGGGCAAATATTACAAATGCCCGTTTAAGGATTTCCTGTTTTCTTTTTTCGTGATCAATTATCTTCGGCATATATATAATTATAGCCTGTCCGGCACTATTTGACTATGACACTTTTTACATTTATGTTCGGGAAAATCACTGTTCTCAAATCAGAATAGATCCCATAAACATGGATAAAATACAATTATACTGCAGGATTCGTATTCTTTGGAAAGAGGCTCATCTATAATAGCTTTTAATAGTTCAGGAGAATAATAGATGAATAAAAAAGACTGGCTGCTTCTAACATTCCTTTCGCTTCTCTGGGGAGGATCATACTTCTTTGTTGAGATAGCACTTACAGCCCTGCCTATTTTCACTATTGTTTTTCTTCGGGTTTTTACCGGAGCCGCATTGTTACTCCTGTTCATATTCATAACAGGAAGGAAATTTCCAAGAGATAAAAAGGTCTGGTTCAGTCTCTTTGTTATGGGGATTCTGAACAATGTAATTCCCTTTACTATGATTGTAAGCGGACAGCAGTATATCAGCAGCGGATTCGCCTCTATCCTGATTGCGGCAACACCTTTCTTCACGGTTACGGCTGCTCATTTCCTGACAAAGGACGAGAAGATAAATGCCGGGAAAATAACGGGTGTGTTCTTCGGGGTTCTGGGTGTTTCGGTTCTTATCGGATTCGATTCACTAACCTGGGGATCAAATGAATTACTGGGAATCATCTTTATCTTAACCGCATCTCTCTCTTATTCCATTGCCGGGATCTGGGGGAAACGCTTTAAATCCATGAATATCGATCCGGTTATTACTTCCACAGGTCAGCTTATCTGCTCCTCATCAATCCTGCTCCCTGTTATGCTGATTATAGACAGGCCATGGAATCTCCCCCTTCCTCCTCTAGAGGTATGGGGAGCAATAATCGGGATTGCTTTATTCTCTACCTCTGTGGCCTACATTGTATACTTCAAGATCCTTTCTAATTCAGGAGCAACCAATGTTCTCCTTGTTACATTCCTGATTCCCATTGTAGCCGTAGTCCTGGGAGTCTTTTTATTGTCAGAAGATTTTAAGATGCAGTATATCTATGGAATGTTCATAATCGGAATAGGACTGCTTGCCATTGACGGACGCTTTATCCGGAAGGTAAAGGGCAGGATTAATGGTACAACATAAGAGCGATAAAACTCGAGAAAGAGCAGTGGGGATATTCGTTAATAAATAATTCTTAAGCTATGGATTGAGTGGATATAACAATACTCTCTTGATATAAGACTTCAGGATCTATATCTGCACCATTTGGCCATTCGATGGTATCAAATACTACATTTACAGAATTGAACAATCCAATATCTTTCAATTCAGAAAAGATACCAACTCCAAGATATGGTTTTACATCAAATTTCTTAATTGTATTATCTTCAAATGTTATCTGGAGCATATAATCAGCAAGAGGTTTTACATCTATTACAGCCTTATACATATTCACTCCTATTTAAGCGGATCAATTTTAAACGGGATTTCACCATTCTGGGCTAATCTCCAATCCGCCAATAATTCTTCTTTATGCAATTCAGCCCATGCTTCAATCAACTTTACTTGCCTTCTGGGTAAATTTCCTTCTGTCAATTCACATTTGCTGATATCAAAAACACCCTTTGAATCTTGATAGTAAGCATGAAAATGTGGTGGATTGTGTTCTTTCCGCCCCAAATACATTCTAATCACAATTCCAAAAAACATTGATAGCGTTGGCATAATACAAGTATAACAGGATATTTTGTAGAAGTCGAATATCTGGAGCTTACAACAATCCCTTTACCCGTCGGGGATTGAAGTTTTTCCTTCCCGATGATGCGGCCGGCAGCTGAGGAAGAGGCATGCAAAAAAAAAGGCCGGTCCCGGACAGGATCAGCCTTAAGTGCAGTTTCTTTTAGGGTTTGCCACGAAAGCACAACGTACTCGAGTGTGACATTATGTCAATAACAACTGCATTTAAAAGATTAACAATACTTAATATGCTGTAAGATCCACCTCCTTATCATAGTCGATGCCTTCTACATTGAATCCGTGAAGTTTTAGAAAATCCTCACGAAAACCTTTTATATCCGATAGCTCAGATATATTCTCTGTAGTGACCTGGTCCCATAATTCTGAGACCTCGCTCTGTACGTCCTCTCTCATTTCCCAGTCGTCTACACGGATACGTCCCTTATCATCTACGAGAACTCCTGCTCCCGGTTTGAGACGATCCGAGAAGAGGCGGTACATCTGTTCGATGCAGCCTTCGTGAATGCCCTTTTCCTTCATGACTCTGAAAAGCAGGGCCATATAGAGGGGCACGACGGGTATGACAGAACTGGCACGAGTAACCAGAGCTTTGTTGACAGACACAAAGGCCTGTCCGGATACATCTTTCAGCATAGATGTGAGTGAGGCTGCGCTGTTTTCCAGATCCTCTTTGGCCTTGCCGATGGTTCCTTCCCGATAAACAGGATAGGTTACGGCGGGGCCGATATAGGAATAGGATACGGTTCTGAAACCTTCGGCCAGGAGGCCTGCGGCTTTGAACTGTGATATCCAGCGCGCCCAGTCTTCACCGCCCATTACCTTTACGGTGGGGGCGATCTCTTCTTCTGCAGCAGGTTCAATTGTTACATCGCTTATTGCTGCAGTCATAAAATCCACGGACTGTGCCGTGTATGGTTTTCCAATTGGTTTGAGTACGGATCTGTAGGTCACTCCACTTTCGGGATCCCTACGGACGGGGGATGCCAGGGAGTAGATGATCATGTCCACCTGTCCCCAGTTTTCACCGATCCATGCGGCGGCTTCATCTTTGATGCCGTCTGAGAATGCATCACCGTCCAGGGTGTGGGACTTGATGCCTGCTTTAGCAGCGGCCTTGTCAAAGGCCCTATTGTTGTACCAGCCGGGGCTGGCAGATCTTTTGTCAGAGGGTCCTTTCTCAAAGGAAACACCGATGGTTTCAGAGCCGCCGGCAAAAGTGGCTGTGATGCGGGAGGCCAGACCGAATCCGGTTGAACATCCCACCACCAGGACTCTCCTGGGCATATCAATGCTGCCCTGGGACTTTACGTAATCTATCTGATTGAGGACTTCCTTCTCGCATCCCTCAGGATGGGAAGTAAGGCAGACGCCTCTCATAATTTTAGGTTCTAATATCATTTAGCTTTCCTTTTTCATGATACACATCCAGGATGCTTCGGCGGCCATTTCATCACCGACGAAGGCTTTTCCTTTCTGCTTGATCATCATTCCGCTGATTCTCTCATTAACGATTTCCATACGGACTTCATCACCGGGGCGAACCTGTCGGCGGAACTTGGCTTTTTCGATGGATGCCAGGAAGAAGAGGCCTTCTTCCTTGGTCTGTTGTTTGAGTCCCGCACCACCGCACTGTGCCATGGCCTCCACAAGGAGTACACCGGGAACTACGGGGTATTCCGGAAAATGCCCCCTAAAGAAAAAATCATCATCCGTGTATTTTCTATAACCTGTACAGCCCTCTTCAGACACATCTTCCAGACGGTCTACAAATAGAAAGGGGGCTCTATGGGGAAGGAGTTGTTCCATTTCTTTTGACATAAATTAATCCTTATACTTCTTAAAAATGATGGAGGCGTTGTGTCCGCCGAATCCAAGGGAGTCGCTTAATACGGTGTTAACTTCAGCATCAATTCCTGCTCCTGGTACATAGTCCAGATCACAGCCCTCATCGGGGTTCTCCAGGTTCAGTGTACCGGGGATAAATCCATTTTTGATAGCCAGCACGGAGACAATGGCTTCCACACCACCTGCACCACCGACCATATGTGCAGTCACTCCCTTGGAGGAAGAGACCTTCAGTTTATAGGCATGATCACCAAAGGCAAGCTTAATGGCCTTGGTTTCAATGGGGTCGTTAGTAGGAGTGGATGTTCCATGAGCATTTATATAATCAATATCTTCGGGCTTGAGTCCAGCATCATCCAGAGCGAGTGTCATGGAGGCAGCGGCACCAATTCCATCAGGGTCCGGTGCAGTGAGGTGCCCGGCATCACAGGTGGAGCCATAACCTACGAGCTCGGCATAGATGGGTGCGTTTCTTTTTTTGGCATGTTCCAGTTCTTCGAGAATCAGAACACCTGCACCTTCTCCCATGATAAATCCGTCACGGTCTTTGTCAAAGGGACGGCATGCCTTTTCCGGGGTTTCGTTATATTTGGTGGAGAGAGCCTGGATCTTGGAGAACCCTCCAATACTGAAAGAAGTGATGGCAGCTTCCATACCGCCGGTGAACATGCAGTCGACTCTTCCGCTTCTGATCAGATCAAGAGACTGGCCTACGGCATCGGTGGCACTGGCACAGGCAGTGGCTACAACAGTGGATGGTCCATGAAGTCCCAACTTGATGGAGACATTAGCAGGTCCTTCGTTACAGATCATCTTGGGAATGGTCATGGGAGCGATTCCCGAGGGACCTCTTTTAAAGAGCTGCATCATGTTTTCTTCGATAACTTCGAAGCCTCCGATTCCATTTCCCAGGCATACACCTGTTCTATAGGGGTCAAAGTTTCCTTCCTTGAGTCCTGCATCTTCGGCAGCCTGAACGGCAGATGCTACGGCAAAAACAGTGAAGCGGGCCATCTTACGGGCCTCTTTTCTGTCAATATATTGGGAAGGATCAAAATCTTTGACTTCTCCTGCAACTTTTGCAGCAAACCCTTCTGTATCAAAATGGGTTATGGGACCGATTCCGGTCTTGCCTTCTTTCAGGGATTTCCAGAAAGAGGGAATATCGTTTCCTGCGGGGTTAACTGTTCCCACTCCTGTAACTACTACACGTCTTTTCATATCTAAATACTCCTATCTCCAGCGTTAGACCGAGGGGGCCATACGAGTTTATTTACCAGTTCCAGCTTGTCCTGCAGGACTACATTACCATTCCGCCATCTACATTCAGGACCTGACCTGTGATGTAGGAGGCTCTGTCCGAAGCAAG
Proteins encoded:
- a CDS encoding SUMF1/EgtB/PvdO family nonheme iron enzyme — encoded protein: MVKKVMLALLVFLIFLTFSCEMDSGDESGTGQYNSVSYYSTNSVSGSPPIDGQQYQIGDTITVLGNPYKLRQPGSVLTAWLSTAGIHNFGDQILLTEEILYNSNCLSFEPVWREGYSIEYYGNGNTSGSIPIAIDYVQIAENYTTPDNTGELSKAGFQFAGWSKSPFGYINGELIRPGDEIILDSNARLFAQWEFNDPGIQHYSADNVSFNMTHVPEGIDSLDYFWNDIEEWKHPFWISETEVTYELWWTVRTWAVANGYDLDLGCEGGRVGSNTSGTVPSVNKNNPVTNISWRGAIVWCNALTEWYNANTGSNLEPVYKRNNIIIKSSIGDDGMACDTLLPNTDADGFRLPFKEEWLISARWTDSLQASIQKQQFDNGSYDQWSFNPETILPGFPLFNDNDNPSGSTIAYDDVSLGGSEPAKSSNDTFCVYGNYWNGSSWISTGVESTADVGSLGADSKNTLGLYDMGGNVAEWVFHDNLSSQVYAYGGSWDDRADKLRIYDGRVSRQRDSDDLYTGFRTLCVNIVEASTF
- a CDS encoding helix-turn-helix transcriptional regulator, which gives rise to MKLFLIGIFVVLFIELSVFLKQDVKLGIGLNYIIYLIFFLSFIHISYTDEIRKILKIETKVNEKIESIEEELRTLTYELEGYQAIVKEKETRINNLNHDIEKLNEPWTPIDLGKYKISEQEERTIRELCQNTELTNKEIAAALGVKEGTIKQNLNRIYKKLGVANRQKTIELCQQNYLTHPLKN
- a CDS encoding helix-turn-helix transcriptional regulator; translation: MTKISNEVHAIQIKISTFIAIVGFLVALSNFIFMVYSGFSIRESLLGKEVFLLVIFSLFFLILRRKTSILVLYLQVLIIYLNGIIAILDNHEAYNGYGLIIIAVLMMYKYGMLKNHVRTKIISITVSMIFFIEYSFYLKSNYSFGLSFNYILYFIFFFTIIYILYNSEINRILKIEKSFKSAINSKEKELELLINDIVEYKEMIKEKEHNISKLYSEIEILTEPWQPIDLQKYKISEREESIIKVLCENTDLSNKEIAGHLEIKEGTVKQNLNKVYRKFGISSRQKLIELCQSNYKNPIYKITQDVD
- a CDS encoding YjjG family noncanonical pyrimidine nucleotidase; this encodes MKITSIIFDVDGTLQDFKKAEIQALKELQSFMKDSASFDDFISSYHKVNDKIWIELEEGLIKGDVLKLERFRRFAELKQYDGDPEELSEHYLTALGKGAFPLEGATELLEQLKGQYPMAVITNGLTKVQEARFGALNYESIFDALLISEKEGVSKPDVEIFRRACRKMGVPMDRSVLMVGDSLSSDIGGGIAAGLQTCWYNPGGWENQSPHKADFEIRELSELIEILKP
- a CDS encoding TetR/AcrR family transcriptional regulator produces the protein MPKIIDHEKRKQEILKRAFVIFAQKGYQDTNLSYIADRCGISRPTLYLYFKDKEEIFYYAVKQMTEGMFHDYKGLIVDNGQSELEKLKFICRDIIEKSYRKRDFFSSLADFLFQMKRQGKDYSRDIEKRTVGLIYLFSIIIRKGIKTGEFRKVPAKETAYQLFSLIEAFAFQIAMIEKFEPSGAVSVTISYLDSLSVSCT
- a CDS encoding DMT family transporter; the encoded protein is MNKKDWLLLTFLSLLWGGSYFFVEIALTALPIFTIVFLRVFTGAALLLLFIFITGRKFPRDKKVWFSLFVMGILNNVIPFTMIVSGQQYISSGFASILIAATPFFTVTAAHFLTKDEKINAGKITGVFFGVLGVSVLIGFDSLTWGSNELLGIIFILTASLSYSIAGIWGKRFKSMNIDPVITSTGQLICSSSILLPVMLIIDRPWNLPLPPLEVWGAIIGIALFSTSVAYIVYFKILSNSGATNVLLVTFLIPIVAVVLGVFLLSEDFKMQYIYGMFIIGIGLLAIDGRFIRKVKGRINGTT
- a CDS encoding DUF2442 domain-containing protein, which encodes MYKAVIDVKPLADYMLQITFEDNTIKKFDVKPYLGVGIFSELKDIGLFNSVNVVFDTIEWPNGADIDPEVLYQESIVISTQSIA
- a CDS encoding DUF4160 domain-containing protein yields the protein MPTLSMFFGIVIRMYLGRKEHNPPHFHAYYQDSKGVFDISKCELTEGNLPRRQVKLIEAWAELHKEELLADWRLAQNGEIPFKIDPLK
- the fabV gene encoding enoyl-ACP reductase FabV, producing MILEPKIMRGVCLTSHPEGCEKEVLNQIDYVKSQGSIDMPRRVLVVGCSTGFGLASRITATFAGGSETIGVSFEKGPSDKRSASPGWYNNRAFDKAAAKAGIKSHTLDGDAFSDGIKDEAAAWIGENWGQVDMIIYSLASPVRRDPESGVTYRSVLKPIGKPYTAQSVDFMTAAISDVTIEPAAEEEIAPTVKVMGGEDWARWISQFKAAGLLAEGFRTVSYSYIGPAVTYPVYREGTIGKAKEDLENSAASLTSMLKDVSGQAFVSVNKALVTRASSVIPVVPLYMALLFRVMKEKGIHEGCIEQMYRLFSDRLKPGAGVLVDDKGRIRVDDWEMREDVQSEVSELWDQVTTENISELSDIKGFREDFLKLHGFNVEGIDYDKEVDLTAY
- the fabZ gene encoding 3-hydroxyacyl-ACP dehydratase FabZ, whose translation is MSKEMEQLLPHRAPFLFVDRLEDVSEEGCTGYRKYTDDDFFFRGHFPEYPVVPGVLLVEAMAQCGGAGLKQQTKEEGLFFLASIEKAKFRRQVRPGDEVRMEIVNERISGMMIKQKGKAFVGDEMAAEASWMCIMKKES
- the fabF gene encoding beta-ketoacyl-ACP synthase II encodes the protein MKRRVVVTGVGTVNPAGNDIPSFWKSLKEGKTGIGPITHFDTEGFAAKVAGEVKDFDPSQYIDRKEARKMARFTVFAVASAVQAAEDAGLKEGNFDPYRTGVCLGNGIGGFEVIEENMMQLFKRGPSGIAPMTIPKMICNEGPANVSIKLGLHGPSTVVATACASATDAVGQSLDLIRSGRVDCMFTGGMEAAITSFSIGGFSKIQALSTKYNETPEKACRPFDKDRDGFIMGEGAGVLILEELEHAKKRNAPIYAELVGYGSTCDAGHLTAPDPDGIGAAASMTLALDDAGLKPEDIDYINAHGTSTPTNDPIETKAIKLAFGDHAYKLKVSSSKGVTAHMVGGAGGVEAIVSVLAIKNGFIPGTLNLENPDEGCDLDYVPGAGIDAEVNTVLSDSLGFGGHNASIIFKKYKD